GGAAGCATCTCGACGGCCAAGGCCGCACGCATCGGCATCGTCGCGCAGGAGGCACCGGGCGGGCCGGAAAGCCTCGTCGAGTGGGTGCTCCAGGCGGACCTCGAGCGCGCGGCCCTGCTCGCGGAGGCCGAGACGGCGAGTGATGGGCACCGCATCGCCGAGATTCACCAGCGCCTCGCCGACATCGACGCCCACGCGGCACCGGCGCGGGCCGCCACCATCCTCTCGGGCCTCGGTTTCGACGAGGCGGCACAGGCGCGGCCCTGCGGCTCCTTTTCGGGTGGCTGGCGGATGCGCGTAGCGCTCGCGGCCGCGCTCTTTGCGAGTCCCGAGGTGCTGCTGCTCGACGAGCCGACCAACTACCTCGACCTCGAGGGTGCGCTCTGGCTCGAGACCTTCATCGCGCGCTATCCGCACACGGTCCTCATCGTCAGTCACGACCGCGATCTCCTCAACAAGGCGGTCGGCAGCATCCTGCATCTCGATCGCGGCAAGCTCACCCTCTATTCGGGGGGCTACGATGACTTCGAGCGTCAGCGCCGCGAGCGCCAGCGCCTCGACCTCAAACTCAAGGCCAAGCAGGACGACCAGCGCCGCCACATGGAGGCGTTCGTCGAGCGCTTTCGGGCCAAGGCCACCAAGGCGCGTCAGGCACAGAGCCGCTTGAAGGCGCTCGAGCGCATGCAACCCATCGCCGAGGTCATCGAGCGTCGCGTCGCGCCTTTCATCTTTCCGAGCCCGGCCAAGAAGCTCGGCGATCCGCTCCTTCGGCTCGAGGGGGCGAGCGTCGGCTACGGCGAGGGCCCACCCGTGCTCGCCGGCCTCTCGCTCAGGATCGACGAGGACGATCGCATCGGCCTGCTCGGGGCGAACGGCAATGGCAAGTCGACCTTCGCCAAGCTGATCTCGGGCCGGCTCGAGCCGCGCGAGGGGCTGCGCCGCTGCTCCAAGAAGCTCACGTTCGGCTATTTCGCGCAGCATCAGCTCGACGAACTCGACCCCGCCGGCTCGCCCTATACGCATATCGCCGCCCTGATGCCCGAGGCGACGGAAGCCCAGAAGCGGGCAAAGCTCGGCGCCCTCGGCTTCGGCGCCGACAAGGCGGACACGAAATGCGCGCATCTCTCGGGCGGCGAGAAGGC
This Hyphomicrobiales bacterium DNA region includes the following protein-coding sequences:
- a CDS encoding ATP-binding cassette domain-containing protein, encoding MLHINDITFRIDGKPIFESATAGIPTGHKVGLVGRNGAGKTTLLRLVTGELALDGGSISTAKAARIGIVAQEAPGGPESLVEWVLQADLERAALLAEAETASDGHRIAEIHQRLADIDAHAAPARAATILSGLGFDEAAQARPCGSFSGGWRMRVALAAALFASPEVLLLDEPTNYLDLEGALWLETFIARYPHTVLIVSHDRDLLNKAVGSILHLDRGKLTLYSGGYDDFERQRRERQRLDLKLKAKQDDQRRHMEAFVERFRAKATKARQAQSRLKALERMQPIAEVIERRVAPFIFPSPAKKLGDPLLRLEGASVGYGEGPPVLAGLSLRIDEDDRIGLLGANGNGKSTFAKLISGRLEPREGLRRCSKKLTFGYFAQHQLDELDPAGSPYTHIAALMPEATEAQKRAKLGALGFGADKADTKCAHLSGGEKARLLFAIATFEGPHILILDEPTNHLDVDSREALVMALNEYEGAVILISHDRHLIEATADRLWVVRDGSVRPYDGDIESYRMECLAERGGRGRRGGQNSGAAARAGGDGDPRGSELRSGDRRTSALRRADLAPLRKEIAGHERRMEDLSSKIARLDAALSDVDLYQREPDKVARYAQKRAELARDLEETEAAWLEASELLESGGGK